Part of the Desulfosalsimonas propionicica genome is shown below.
CTCAGCAGTTCCCGGGTAAAATAAAATAATGGGAACTTCGGTTTTGCCGTGCATTTTGTCAAGCAGCGTGGAGCAGCGGTAAATATGCGGTGCTAAGGCACCGGCCCGCACCAGAAAAATAATATCCTGCTTTGATTTGAGGGTAGCAGCCCGATCTTCAATCAGTCCTGATAGCGGCATGAAGTCATCTTCATCGGAGATTAGCGTGTGCACGGTTTTTTGGGCGTTTTCAAAGCCTCTTTGCTTTTCATCGGCAATAACCGCGTCAATGCCTTCGGTTTGAGAAATCGCCTGCCATAGGAGTTTCCCCAAAGATATAAAATGGACATTTCGGGCATGGTTTTGCTCAAGCGAAATCGCCAAGAGCCGAATATGCTTACGGCAAAGGTATTCATCCGGGGGATCGTATCGAAATATAGCAAATGGCATGTCATGGTATGTGCTGATCCGCATGGGATCAGCCACCAGATCTTCCCTAAGCTCATCCAAACGATCGGGCAGTGATAACATCGGTCATTTCCTTGTAGCTGTTGGCTGGAAATTCTATCCTGTAAATATTGCCGGCAGCCTCATAGTGCAGCAGGCCATTTTGATGCGCTTCAAGAAACATGCGTTCTGCCACGGTTGGGCTGAACAAGAATAACTGCCAATCCTTGTGGTTTGTCAAGCGTCCGCCATGGAATCCAAGCGAATTTAGCGCGTATGCGATATAAGCAAAAGACTCGAGGGGCAGGTATATTGGGGCGATTTTCTTTTTTGTGGCGCCTTCGAGAATGCCAAAATCTCTGAGAGCTGCCAAGAGGCCACGGGCCACCTTTAAGGTGACAGTTTCCGTCCACACTTGCTGGTGGTTTTGCTCCAGGCTTGATTTGATCCATTGTGCCGTCTCATCGATTTTCACATCCAGGCTGTAGCCTTTGCTGCGTGAGTAAATTTCATCAGTTACAAAGTCGTACATTAAAGGATCGCTACGGGCTGTAATCCAATAGTAGATGGGCTTAATGATTTCTATGGCGAGCTCGTTGTCCTCTAGTGGACGGATAATTTGCCATGCATTGGGCGGATCCCCTTTGATAAAACGGTGAGAGAATGCCCGGCGATATAAATCCGTAGACCGGGTTTTGGTTTCTTTTCCCAAAATATTGTCTTTAATCAGGGTCTGGATCAGATGGTGCGCCGTTTGTTCATCGGACCAGTTTCTAACGATGGCACGCATATCCTCAATCAGCGCCCCGCCTTTCTGAAGGCGTGAGGTATAAACAGGTGTTGATGGGCGTTGGGTCTCACTTTTTTCAGTCATAGGTCTATCTTCGTGGACTCAGGATACAGAAGTTTTTGTTTTGGCTATTGGTATCCAGTTAGATATAGCGAGAAAGAAAGAAATTATAGAATAATCTTCCAATGAATTCAAGGACGGTCTTGTTTCCGAAGTGGTATTGCCTGATTTTAAAGAAGCTGATGGGTTTAATCGCGTTCAAATGTTTGTTCATGAATGAAGCACGGGGTCATAGTTTTAACCTCGCTGTATTCCTTTGGTTCATCTCCTGCCAACGAATAGCGTTTTGTCCTTTACCCTGCAAAGCAAGGGTGTAAAAAATAAAATTTTGTACACCCTTGCTGGAATCTCAAAAATCAGACGATAGAAAGGATGATAGATAAAACGTGGTCGAACTGAAGCGCCTAGCATATAAGACTATTTTTGCACTGATAGCGCTCTTTTTCAAGTACGGCATAGCCCATCAACCAATATCATGGTTCTCCCAGAAAATTGTGTATTCCGATGCAAATTGCCGATATATCCCCTCTCCCGATCATCTGCCGCAAAATATACGAACCAGCTTATCTCAGGCCCGGCAAGGATGGATCATCACTTTTTAGGATATTACAGCTTTGTGATTCCTGATCAAAGACAATCACAGCTTCTTTCGACTTCAATTGCTTGATAATGTGTGAAATCTTTACTCCCAAAGAGACCTCCTGCTCACCATAGTCCGTACCTTCTCGCGTTACGAATTCTTCGACAACGCCATAAAGTGTTTCCGGACTCAACTGGTCATACGGAATTATTACAAACGACATTTTAAATCGCGTTTTCTTTTGCAGTGCTTGGCATGCTTAATGTCAAATAGCGTACCACAAAAATTGCACAAAAAAATATTGAAATTATGTATTGTGTAGTACATAATATAAATATGGAAAATAAATTCGGTTCATACATCAGGGAAAAGCGAGAGGTATTAAAGAAAATGGACAAGCGCTATTCTCTTCGCCAAGTTGCTTTTAGAGTTGGTGTTGAGCCGTCATATTTAAGCAAGATTGAACGTGGTTTTCCCGTAACTCTTTCTGAAGTCAAAGTTCGGATTTTGGCAGAGGACCTTGGCGAAAATCCCGACCTGCTTTTAGCTCTGAGCGGCAAGGTGTCTGCCGATGTGCAGGAGATAATTCGCGGGCGCCCTGAACTTTTTACCGACTTGATAAGGCAAATAAAAAACATGCCTGAAAACGATTTATTGAAACTTGTGCAGGATTTGCGTGCTGGGAAATGGTACGTTGCTGATGAAGAATGGATGCAAAACCAAGGGGGGCAATATGGCGAAAATCGCTAAGAGAAGAAACCGATATGTTCTCGACTATTACGACAATGGAG
Proteins encoded:
- a CDS encoding YheU family protein, with product MSFVIIPYDQLSPETLYGVVEEFVTREGTDYGEQEVSLGVKISHIIKQLKSKEAVIVFDQESQSCNILKSDDPSLPGLR
- a CDS encoding BREX protein BrxB domain-containing protein; this translates as MLSLPDRLDELREDLVADPMRISTYHDMPFAIFRYDPPDEYLCRKHIRLLAISLEQNHARNVHFISLGKLLWQAISQTEGIDAVIADEKQRGFENAQKTVHTLISDEDDFMPLSGLIEDRAATLKSKQDIIFLVRAGALAPHIYRCSTLLDKMHGKTEVPIILFYPGTAEGRTDLRFMGMEDRAGTGAYNYRVKIYGGV
- a CDS encoding BrxA family protein; this encodes MTEKSETQRPSTPVYTSRLQKGGALIEDMRAIVRNWSDEQTAHHLIQTLIKDNILGKETKTRSTDLYRRAFSHRFIKGDPPNAWQIIRPLEDNELAIEIIKPIYYWITARSDPLMYDFVTDEIYSRSKGYSLDVKIDETAQWIKSSLEQNHQQVWTETVTLKVARGLLAALRDFGILEGATKKKIAPIYLPLESFAYIAYALNSLGFHGGRLTNHKDWQLFLFSPTVAERMFLEAHQNGLLHYEAAGNIYRIEFPANSYKEMTDVITARSFG
- a CDS encoding helix-turn-helix domain-containing protein, with product MDKRYSLRQVAFRVGVEPSYLSKIERGFPVTLSEVKVRILAEDLGENPDLLLALSGKVSADVQEIIRGRPELFTDLIRQIKNMPENDLLKLVQDLRAGKWYVADEEWMQNQGGQYGENR